The genomic stretch AATCCGTGAACGGTATAGACTTTCCCATTCAGGTGACTGGAATTTTAAATAGTGTCCGCCGCCTTGTGGATTGGGCATATCCCATGGATCGTTGGGGCCTAAAAACACCACCAAAATTTTAATCTGTGGATTACTTTCAATGGTGTCTTTAATGGTTTGTGGCCAATTAAAGAAACCTGGATAAGACAGGCCAGTACTTTGTTTACTGAGATTGACACTTTTGACTTCGTAGTTTTCAAGTAATGATTTCTGCACAAAGGGTGCAACACCCTGCATCAGTGAATCACCCGCAAAAAAGACTTGCTGATTTTTATTTAAGCTAAATTGATTGCGTAAGGCTTCCTGCGCACGTGCTTTGGCTTCAACGGCTTGGCGTTGTTGTTCAACCCGTCTTTTTTCTGCGAGAATAATTTTGTATTCAGGGGTATATGCATAGCCTGAATTAAAATTTTCAACTTGGGTGCTATTGAAGGCTGAAATAGCGGCTTTGATTTGATCATGCTGCTGATACAACGCTTGACCGATTGTTGCACCCGAAGTCCATACGGGATAGTCATCCAATACCGCCAATGGGCTGGCTTGATGATAGGTCTGCTGAAAATAAGCATTGACTGAATTTTGCATAATCCAAATGCTGAGCACAGAGAAAAACATCAAGGTAAACAGGGCATAGCTAAACTGCTGCCAATGGTTGTCGCGATAATCGAGCTCGGAAGCCGTCGCTTCGGTCGATTGCTCTGCGACTGATTTTGTTTCAATTGGGTCGGGTAAATTAGAAGTTTGCATAAATGAAGCCCGGAATTCCTGAAGGTGCGCATATCACGATCAGCATAAAAATAATCAACAATGGAATAATGAGCGCATATTGCGGCAAACGATTTAAATTGAGTTTGGCGGCCTTAAAGAGGCGACGTACCCAAGGATACAGACACCAAGCAATCAGTAAGAAATACAGTAAATAGAGTGGATTATTATTCCACTCGACATTGGTGTAATTGCTGAATAATGCTTGAAATACCTGCATGGCTTCATCAAAGCTTTTGGCGCGGAAAAATACAAAACACAAGCAGACAAAATTGACGGTGACAAAGATTCCAAGCATTTTACCAATCAAGCTGGATTTATACAGTGCATCTCTGGCCTCTTTGGCTGTGACTTTAAACAGTTTTTCATAAAGTTTATCGGTGCAATTGAGCAGCACTAGAGCCAAGCCGTGGAATAGCCCCCACAAAAAGAAGTTCCAACCTGAACCATGCCAAATGCCAGACAAGACCATGGCAATCAATAGGTTCAACTGGGTGAGAACAAATCCACCGCGACTTCCGCCTAAGGGGATATAGATATAGTCACGAATCCAAGTCGATAAACTGATATGCCATTTGTCCCAAAAATCTCGAATGTTATGTGCCAACAAAGGCGCTCTAAAGTTGACTGGAAGGCGAAAGCCGAGCAGTAAACCAAAGGCGACCATCATTTCACTATAGCCAGAAAAGTCTAAAAATAACTGTAAGGTATAGCCATAAATTGCAGCCAGTACTTCGAGACTGTGATATTGCATCGGATTGGAAAATACCGGATTGACCCAGACATCAGCCAACCAACCTGCAATCCACCATTTTTTAATCAGTGCCAAGCACAATAAACTTAAGGCGACACTGGGCATTAAAATGCGACGCGGTTGTTGGGTACGAATTTGCGGGCTCATGCCACACAAATTCCCCTCAATATCGGTCAAGCCTTTGGCACTTTGCGCACGTGCAATAGGACCTGCAGTAATGGTGGCAAAAAATGAAAAGTGCATCAACAATTGGGTAAAGCTAAAGCGCGGAACTTCGACTTCATTACGATAGCGACTGACTAAATAGCTAATCGATTGAAAGGAGTAATATGAAATCCCCAGTGGTAACAGCAGGTTGGCAACGAGACCTGAGCTGTCGAGTTGTAACTGCTCCATGAAGACTGAGATATTGCTTTTAAAGAAGTCATAATATTTAAACCAACTAAGTTGGATTAAGGTCACAGCGATACCGGTGAGCATCAGCGTCTTTTTATAAGATGCATAGCGATCCATCGCCACGGATAAAGCAAAAATGACACTACTAAAGCCCAGCAAAATGGTGGTCGCAAATCCGCCCGCCATCAAATAAATAATGCTGTAACTTGCAACCAACAAGAGTAAGTTTTGTAGTTGTGGTTTTGCCCTAAATGACCAATAGATACAGAAAAATAGTATAAATAATAAACTGAATTCTATGGACAAAAACGAGAACATTGTTGTGTTAAATCGATGATTAATTAGGTGGCGGATTCTAGCATATTTCCATCTTGAAACGACTTAGATAAAATGCATTTTTTATTGATTAAATGTGAGCTGAGCCGAAGCTCAGATCAGCATTTTAATCTTGTTGTTGAGTTGATGTTATGACCTTGTTTGGATTGACGTTTTAAGCCTTAATTTAACGTTTATTTAGACAGGCTTAGGCTCAATTATGCTTTTTTGGTACTCGGTAAAAATAGCGTTGCAAAGCCGAGTAAAGGTAAATATGAGCACAGCGTATAGACCCAAGTAATTCCTTGATGATCGGCAAGATAGCCCAATCCTGCAGCTGCAATTCCACTGACCCCAAACATCAAACCAAACATTAGACCTGACACCATGCCCACACGGCCGGGCACTGCTTCTTGGGCATAAACCACCATGGCCGAGAATGCCGAAGACATCACTAAACCAACGATCACCGCTAAAATGGGCGTCCAAAATAAATTGGCATAAGGCATGAGGAGCGCAAAGGGCGCCATGCCCAGAAAAGACACCCAAATCACGGCCTTACGACCAATGCGATCACCAATCGGGCCGCCTGCAAAAGTACCCACGGCTACCGCAGCTAAAAAGGCGAATAGACATAGCTGTGCATCTCGAATACTTAGACCAAAATGTTCGATTAAATAGAAGGTGTAATAGTTGGTTAGACTGGCAATGTAGGTGAATTTAGCGAACATCAATAGTGCAATGACACTGAGTGCGCGAGTGAGGGTTCGACCATGTAATTGACTTGGATTGTTTTGGCGATGCACCATCACCATTTTTTGCCCATGCTGTACCGTCCAACGACTAACTTTGTAGAGCACCCAAATCGCCAACACAGCAAACAGCATGCACCACGCGGCAGAGGCTTGACCATTGGGTACAATAATCAGCGCGGCCAATAAGGGACCAATCGCAGAACCGGTATTGCCACCCACTTGGAAGCTCGATTGCGCCGTGCCAAAACGCCCACCGGATGCCATTCGCGCCACGCGTGAGGCTTCGGGATGAAAGGTGGAAGAACCAACACCAATAATGGCGGCAGCAATCAGCAACATGCTAAAACTTGGCGCAAAGGCCAATAACCCGATCCCACATAAGGTCACCAGCATGCCAAAAGGCAGTAAATAGGGTAGTGGATGTTTGTCGGTATAAAAGCCAATCCACGGTTGTAGCAACGATGCAGTTATTTGATAAACAAAAGACAAAATCCCAATTTCAGTAAAGCTTAAAGAGAAATTGGTTTTTAGCATGGGATAAATTGCGGGAACCACGGCTTGAATCAAGTCATTAAGTAAATGTGCAATCGCCACGGCAGCGACAATGCGCGTCACCATTTTCTGGGGCTGTGCAGAAGCGGCCATAGGGGCAATGGGCGGGAGCTGATTCGATGACGACATGTCTATAGGTTCCATGACTTGAATATCCAAGCAGGAGAGTATAATTTGTCATATCAACGCACATGTTCCAATAATCATCGTACAAGTGACAAAAATAGAGCAAGATAATGCTTCAAATCTTTGAAAACGTGCCAGAACTGGTGATTGGGAGGCAATCACAATATGCTTATCGGGCAGTGATTGCCCCGCATATGCATAACCGTGCGCAGTTGCTTTATCCATCTGAAGGCGCGATTCGCGTTCATACCCAAAAACATGTTTGGATTGTTTCTGCGCAAAGCGCATTATGGATTCCGGCTGGTATTGAACATAGTGTGGTGGCGCTTAGCCAAGTACAGCTTAGTACCGCATTGGTTGAAACTGAGGTCACCAGCAGCTTAGGCACTGAGTGTTTGTTTATACAAATGACGGGTTTACTCAGCGCACTGATTTTACGTATTAATCAGGTTGAACGTGCACACCCCAATCAAGGTGCAAATACACTTGAGCTGATTAAAGCAATTCAAACCCTGATTTTAAATGAAATTCATCAGGCGGCTGCCTTGCCTTTAGAATTGCCTTGGCCGAATGATGCGCGGTTGATTTCCATTTGTGAAAGCTTATTGGCCAATCCACAACAGACCAAAAATTTAGATGCTTGGGCAGATCAAATTGGCACCAGTGCCAGAACCCTGATGCGATTGTTTCAGAAACAAACTGGTTTGACTTATCGGGCGTGGATTCAGCAAATGCATATTGCCTTGGCTATGGAGAAATTAGCGCAGGGTGAATCCGTTGCACGTGTAGCAGATGCGTTGGGTTATCACAGTCCAAGCGCATTTAGTGCCATGTTTAAACGGCATTTAGGTCAAGCACCACAGCAGTTTATGAAGAAGTAGTTTTTTGAATCGGGGGGAATGTCAGTCAGTTAAGATGAATACTGGCATTTGATCTCCCCAAAAAAGCCCTTTACTCATTCAAGCAAAGGGCTTTTGTCATTCTCATACTGAATCGAATGAGATTTGCATAGCGATATTAACGACTGGCTTGTTGTTCTGCCTGAATGGCGGTTAATGCAAT from Acinetobacter pullicarnis encodes the following:
- a CDS encoding SGNH/GDSL hydrolase family protein, with protein sequence MQTSNLPDPIETKSVAEQSTEATASELDYRDNHWQQFSYALFTLMFFSVLSIWIMQNSVNAYFQQTYHQASPLAVLDDYPVWTSGATIGQALYQQHDQIKAAISAFNSTQVENFNSGYAYTPEYKIILAEKRRVEQQRQAVEAKARAQEALRNQFSLNKNQQVFFAGDSLMQGVAPFVQKSLLENYEVKSVNLSKQSTGLSYPGFFNWPQTIKDTIESNPQIKILVVFLGPNDPWDMPNPQGGGHYLKFQSPEWESLYRSRIAAIIQTAKQHQVSVMWLTPPNMRKESLNNQMIYLNQVIRDEVQKNQALFLDSRAILGTANNVYSDYLVKDGLSIKMRSADGIHFSSDGQKVLAQSIAQHIQVAP
- a CDS encoding MBOAT family O-acyltransferase encodes the protein MSIEFSLLFILFFCIYWSFRAKPQLQNLLLLVASYSIIYLMAGGFATTILLGFSSVIFALSVAMDRYASYKKTLMLTGIAVTLIQLSWFKYYDFFKSNISVFMEQLQLDSSGLVANLLLPLGISYYSFQSISYLVSRYRNEVEVPRFSFTQLLMHFSFFATITAGPIARAQSAKGLTDIEGNLCGMSPQIRTQQPRRILMPSVALSLLCLALIKKWWIAGWLADVWVNPVFSNPMQYHSLEVLAAIYGYTLQLFLDFSGYSEMMVAFGLLLGFRLPVNFRAPLLAHNIRDFWDKWHISLSTWIRDYIYIPLGGSRGGFVLTQLNLLIAMVLSGIWHGSGWNFFLWGLFHGLALVLLNCTDKLYEKLFKVTAKEARDALYKSSLIGKMLGIFVTVNFVCLCFVFFRAKSFDEAMQVFQALFSNYTNVEWNNNPLYLLYFLLIAWCLYPWVRRLFKAAKLNLNRLPQYALIIPLLIIFMLIVICAPSGIPGFIYANF
- a CDS encoding MFS transporter — translated: MSSSNQLPPIAPMAASAQPQKMVTRIVAAVAIAHLLNDLIQAVVPAIYPMLKTNFSLSFTEIGILSFVYQITASLLQPWIGFYTDKHPLPYLLPFGMLVTLCGIGLLAFAPSFSMLLIAAAIIGVGSSTFHPEASRVARMASGGRFGTAQSSFQVGGNTGSAIGPLLAALIIVPNGQASAAWCMLFAVLAIWVLYKVSRWTVQHGQKMVMVHRQNNPSQLHGRTLTRALSVIALLMFAKFTYIASLTNYYTFYLIEHFGLSIRDAQLCLFAFLAAVAVGTFAGGPIGDRIGRKAVIWVSFLGMAPFALLMPYANLFWTPILAVIVGLVMSSAFSAMVVYAQEAVPGRVGMVSGLMFGLMFGVSGIAAAGLGYLADHQGITWVYTLCSYLPLLGFATLFLPSTKKA
- a CDS encoding AraC family transcriptional regulator; translated protein: MLQIFENVPELVIGRQSQYAYRAVIAPHMHNRAQLLYPSEGAIRVHTQKHVWIVSAQSALWIPAGIEHSVVALSQVQLSTALVETEVTSSLGTECLFIQMTGLLSALILRINQVERAHPNQGANTLELIKAIQTLILNEIHQAAALPLELPWPNDARLISICESLLANPQQTKNLDAWADQIGTSARTLMRLFQKQTGLTYRAWIQQMHIALAMEKLAQGESVARVADALGYHSPSAFSAMFKRHLGQAPQQFMKK